AGTGGAGCAAGCTATGATAAAGACTTTTAACACACCCAAGCATGATTATTTGTGGAGTAAGGTAAATTTACTGCACACAGTAGCAAGGGCAGGTTTTTGCTGTCACAAAAAACTATCTGACCTTAAAATATTAAAAAACAGACAGATGAAAAAAACTATAACTATATTAATTTTATTACTTCCGTGGCTAATAAATGTTCAGCTGTATGCCTGTACAGTTTTTACGAGTACAAACAGCAAAAGGACTTTGGTTGGAAGTAATGAAGACTATAAAAAAAGAAATTCACAGATTTGGTTTATCCCTGCTAAAAACGGCAGATATGGACATGCTCTGTTTGGTTATGGCAGTTCATTACAAGCAGGTATTAATGAGAAGGGTTTATTCTGGGATGGTTTAAGGGCTTATCCGTATGTCGATATTACAAACGATAGTAATAAATTAGATATTGGAGGTAATATTCTTTACAAAATATTAGAAGAATGCTCCACAGTAGATGAAGTAATAAAGCTTTTTAAAAAATATTACTGGGAAGGATTTCGACTTTCACAAATTATTGTTGTTGATAAAACCGGAGAAAGTGCCATAATTACCTGTCACAACAACAAATTAACAGTTACGAGAAAGCTAAATGATTATCAAGTATGTACAAACTTTAGGATTTCATGTAACGAAGATATGGAGAACTTTCATTGGCATAACATTGGCAGCGGAAGATATAAGAAGGCAACAAAACAATTAAAGAAACAGGAATTATCTGTTGAAAATTACTTTTCAATTCTTAATACTACTCATCAAAATAACATTTTTACAAAGACAATATATTCAACCGTTTCTGATTTAAATTCAGGAGATATTTATATAAGTATTAATGGTGATTTTTCTAAAATTCATAAAATCAACATACACGAAGAATTAAAAAGAGGAAAGCATTCATTTTTTTTATCAGATATTGTCAAACCAACGCTAAAAAATAAAAAGGACACAGAAATACATGATGATAATTATCTGACAAAAAAAGATGAGAAAATATTAATTGATGATAAATGGAATATTACAACAAAACTACCTAAGGCAAAATATTACAGAAAAATTGAAAAAGACAGTATCTCCAATCATTATATAATGAAAGATTATTTCATGAATGATACTTTACAGGGAACCGCATATTATTCAAGCTTGGACCCTGAAATTATTGACGGCAAATATTCAGAATATTATGATAACGGAAATATAAAAGCAGAAGGTTACTTCAAACATAGATTAAAAGACGGTATATGGACTTATTGGACAAAAGAAGGGAAAATTGAAAAAACAATTAAGTATATAGACGGGATTAAACAATGAATAAATGAAATAGTGTAATGAATAAAGAAAACGGATTAAAAAAACTTGGATTAATATCGTCATTTGCGATTTACATACCTGCTGCACTTTTAATGTATTTTTTAACCAAGTACTTGATACCGTATCTTAGTGAGATAACAGGATTGGAAACAATATTGTTTTGGTTTATTGTTGCTGCATCAGGAATTTTTTTTCCTTTAATTATTACAGCAATAATGATATTAAAATTTGAGGGATTAAAAATTTCAAAAAACACTTGGATTCAGCGATTAAGATTTCGTAAAATAACCAAGAAAGATATACTTTGGAGTATTGGAGGATTAATACTTGTTGGTATTATCAGCGTAATAATAATGAAGGGATTAGAGCTTGTTATTGGTAAATTTGATCATTCTCCGGCATTTATGTCTTTTGAACCTCTGACAAAAGGGCGATATTGGCTGCTTCTTGTTTGGTTTCCATATTGGATATTGAATATTCTTGGGGAAGAGATACTTTGGAGAGGAGTAATGCTTCCTCGCCAAGAAACGGCATTTGGAAAATATGCATGGGTGATACACGGTTTTGGTTGGGGATTATTCCATATCGCATTTGGGTGGCAATTATTAATTACCTTAATTCCGTTGATTTTTATTCAATCTTATGTTGTCCAAAGAACTAAAAATTCATGGACAGGAGTAATAATGCACGGAGGATTAAACGGACCCTCCTTTATTGCAATTTCATTTGGATTAGTTTAAATTAATTACCGGTATCTTACAATTTTTTATTTTATTCCTTGGATAATTATTCCAATCGTTGCTTATACAATAAAAAAAAGGACAAACAAAATGAAACTACCTTTAACAGCATTTTTATTTATTATTCCAATCTTATCTTTTGGGCAAAAAGAAAGTGAAACTACTGAATTTATGAAATATGAATATTTAGTTGAAAAACAATATTCAGAATATTTTAAGGAAGAAAGAACCATTAAAATTTATCTGCCCGAAAATTATAACAAAGACCGGAAACACCCTGTAATCTACACATTAGACGGTTATGAGCTTTTTGAAATTACAACCAACTACATACGTTTTTTAAGCAAATATGACGTTCTTCCTAATTGTATTGTTGTTGGTATTTACCACAATGACAGAAATTACGAAACAAAACCTAATTATGGTTATGATATCAATATATCAACGGATAAGTTTCTTGAAGGTTCTGAAAAACTGAAAAATTATTTATTCAAAGAACTTATATCTTTCATCAATTTAAAATATCACACTTCCGGATACAATGTTCTTATAGGACATTCAAATACAGCAACATTTGCCAATCAAATTATTGTTGAAAAAGAAAATCCGTTTCGAGGCTTTATTGCAATAACACCTGATTTATTAGATGAACAAATCAATTATCTTGGAGACTGTTTAAAAAATAAAGAACTAAAGAAAATGTATTATTTTGTTTCTTCAGGGAAAAAAGATGATAAGTATAGGTTGGAAACCGGAATGAAATTAGATACAATATTTAAAGCAAATACAATCAAGTCGTTTAAAGGAATTCATAAAATTTATAATGCTGGTCACCTTGATATAGTTGCGAAATCTTTAAATGATGCTTTAATGTTTGTATTTTCAGATTATAGAAATTTTAATGATTTTCAAGAAAAAGTAATTGAAAACAAATCCACAATTCATTTGTATTTACAAGAGAAATTCACCTTTACAAATGAAAATTACGGTATTAAATCTAAATTAAATGAAAATGATTATTTATTCCTTATGGAAATCGTTTCTGCTCAGAAGAATAAGGAATTATTAGAACAAGTACTTGAGATTGGAAAGATAAACACCTTTTACCCTGATAGCCATTTATATTCTGACAAAGCACAGTATTATGAATCAGCAGGGTTTTATGAAGAATCTTTGAAGAATTGGAAACTTCAAATAGAAAATGGATTTAACGATAATGTATTCTATTATGAAAGACCTTTTAAATTGATATATTATAAATTAGACGAACCAAAAGAAGCAATTGCGTTTTTAGAATACTCTATCGAAAAATATCCAAAAGGAAAACTCATTTTTAATTATTACATAGCTAAAGTTTGTGCTGAAAAAGAAATTATGAAGGAGAAAGGGCTGAAAAGCATTAACTACTGTATAAAAGAATTTAATGAAAATCGAAAGTTCAATTTATCAAGTGCCGAAGAAATAAGAAAATTATTGAATAAATAAAAACCAAAGTTAATGTTTATAAAAAACAATAAAACCTAATTTATCATTCAAAAAAATCAGACTAAACCTTATTATTATTTTTATGAATATGATTATAATCTTTCAGAAGATTTTCTAAAAATTTTAAGGGTACTTCTGTTGTAACAATACCGGTTTTTTTCTTTACTGCTTCAACTGTCTTTTTTAACATAGAAATACCGATAGGACCGGTAACATCCTTTTTGTGTTGTTTAACAACATCTTTAATTGTCTTAATATCAGCATCAATAAGCAATTCAACTTCAGGATAAATTAAGGTATAATCTTCAGGGATATCAATATAAATTGTATCTTCAATTTTTTTAGTTCGTTTTAAGCTGATAACTGATGTTTTTGCAACAATATCACCTAATCTTTGACCTTTTCCGTTTATGGCTATGGTAATTATTGCAGTTAATCCGTAAAAAATATTCACATCAATTAATCTGAATAGCCAACGAACGATATAACTTCCGACGGATGCTTGCGACCCGTCAACTTTTACAACCTTAATCTTGAGAGCTTTTTTTCCTAAACTTTGTCCTTGCATAAATGTTTCGGAAAGAACACTGTAAAAAAATACGGGTATCAAAGTAATTACAAAAAATACTTCTCTGTCAGAAAAACTTAATAAATTTTCTGCAATGCTTGACAAAACAAAAAAATAGGAAAACATTATAACATAGTCCAATAATTGAGCAGCTATACGCTCCCCTACATTGGCAATTTCTTGTTTTATTATAACATTTTGGCTTGTTTCAACACCAATATTTTGCATTTTATTCTTTTAATGATTCTGTTCATAATAATCTCGACAAAAATAATAAAATTTTGTCTGTTTTTTGTAGATTTGTAAATTACTAAAATATATCTGTAAGTCATCGGATGAATCGGTTAATAAACAGCAATATAATACCTGTTTTATTTCACTTTTATAACATCATTCATCCGATGACTATCAGTTTGTTAGTTGAATACTTGCAGATTTAAGGTATCAAATAAACAGCAATTAAAAGATGAAAGAAATCGTATTTTTAAATGAAAATGCAGAAAGATGGAAAAATCTGGAAACGATTATTTTATCTAAAGAAAAGAAGGATCCTGATTATGTTGCTGAAATATATATAAAAATAACAGATGACCTTTCATATGCCCAAACTTATTACCCCGGAAGCGAAACAGAAAAATATTTAAATTCCCTTGCAACAAAAATTCATCAAGCAATATACAAAACCAAAAAAGAAGACCAAAACAGATTTTCAAATTTTTGGAAGTATGAGATTCCTGCTGAAATGTTGGGAATCCGGAAGTATATTTTATATTCTTTTTTAATTTTTGCTGTTACTTTTTTAATTGGTATAGTCTCATCTGCAAACGATGCAGAATATTCAAGAATAATACTTGGCGACAGCTATGTAAATATGACAATTGATAATATAGAAAAGGGCGATCCCATGGGTGTATATAAAGATAGTGACAGTTTGTGGATGTTTGTTTACATTGCATGGAATAATATTAAAGTTATGATGATTGTATATTTGTTGGGATTATTTATATCACTCGGAAGTATTTATATTATTATCAGGCATGGTATAATGATAGGAACTTTTCAATATCTGTTTTATGAATATAATGTTTTATATGAATCTGTTACTACGATATGGATACACGGTACAATTGAGATTTTTACCTTAGTGGTTGCCGGTGGTGCCGGTATAATGTTAGGAAACAGCATTTTATTTCCCGGAACATATTCAAGAAAAATATCTTTTATTAAGGGAGCAAGAAGCAGCACAAAAATTGTTATTGCATTAATCCCTTTTATAATCACAGCAGCTTTTCTTGAGGGTTTTATAACACGGCATACAGAATGGCATCCGGCAATAAGAATTGGAATAATTGCCGGTTCATTTATTTTTATAATATGGTATTTTTTCTTATACCCTATATTTTTAAACAGAAAATCAAAAAAAATAAAATTATAACTTAATAACTTAACATAAAACACATATCATGGAAAACAAAACAAAACAAAAAGAAATTGTAAATTTTACTAAAGAACGAGATTTCGGAGAACTTATAGGAGCGCCCTTCTATTTTATTATACAAGAATTTAAACCGTTTGCAAATACTCTTATTCGATTTGCAGGTCCGTGGGTGGCAATAGCTTTGCTGGGAATGACATTATTGTCAAACTCAATATATAAAGCTGTTGATTCTAATACAGAACCTGCCGGTACAATTGTGATTTATATATTGATTTTAGGCTTCTTTTTAATGATAGGCTTTTTGGCTGCGGTTACAGCTACTCACAGCTATGTAAGCTTATATGTAAGAAACGGAAAAGGAAATTTCACAATTGATGAAGTAGGAGAATTGGTAAAACGCAGTGTTGTAAAGATTTTTTTCGCCGGAATTTTGATTTATTTAATGGTTGTTGTAGGTGTATTGTTATTTTATATTCCCGGAATATATCTGGCAATAGCATTAAGCTTTTTTTCAATCATTATTGTGTATGAAGACGCAAGTGTAGGGAAATCAATCAGCAGAAGCTTTGAAGTTGTAAAAGGGCATTGGTGGCAAACCTTTGGTGTAATATTAGTTTTTGGGATGATTATTGGCTTTGCATCTTATATTTTTATAATTCCTGTATATGTTGTAATTATTGCAGCTGCAATAGGCGGAACATCAATCGGACCGGGTTCGGTGATTGTAATCGTTCTTTCTGTTGCATTATACTTCGTTGCTTATATCTTTTTTATTTCTTTGCAACAAGTATTAATCGGCTTTCAATATTTCAATATCAGAACTAAAAAGGAAGGTTTGGGCTTGTTCGACAGAATAAATGCCATAAATATTGAAGACGATGACGATGAAACTGCAAAAAACATTCAAGAAGAAAGCTTAATTGTAGAAGATGTTCCCGAAGAAAAAAAAGAAGCAAAGGATAATGATGAAAAAAACAGATTTGAAGATGACGGTAACGAAACCAAACTTGATGATAATAACAGATTTAAACCAAAATATTAATTAAAATGAATGAAAATCCAATTGTAATATTTAAGAAAAGAGATTTCGGTGAATTTATAAGTGCTCCGATCTCATTTTTAACAAAGGAGTTTAAGCAACTATCCTTAACATTACTCTTATTTGTCGGACCGATAATCCTTTTAAACATTTTGGTAATGAAATATATGGGGCTTGGTTACGTCCAAGATGTATGGAACATTATAAGAAGTGGCGGAGCAATTGACTATTCTCAAGGATATGGGTATGCTTTTATTATTCAACTTATAAGTTTAGCAGAAACAATAGTATTATATACAGTTTCAGCCGTATATGTAAAAGTTTACCAAACCCGTGGTTCCGGTAATTTTGAAATCAAAGATGTCACAAATGAATTTTCACGAAGAATTGGGCAAACAAGCTTAGCAATGTTTTTATCATTCTTAATTATGATTGTAGGTTTCTTTATTTTTCTGATTCCCGGTATATATTTAGCTGTTGTTTTTTATATTTTTTGTGCTGTGATTGTATTTGAAGAAATAAGTTTCGGAGAAGCTTTTTCACGAATTTTTGAGATAATGAAAGGAAATTGGTGGATGACATTCGGAACTTTTATTGTTTTAGCTTTGATTGCCGGAATTGTTAATGCAATTGTATCTGCAATTTTAAGTTCGTTATTTGCTTTTG
This Bacteroidales bacterium DNA region includes the following protein-coding sequences:
- a CDS encoding CPBP family intramembrane metalloprotease; translated protein: MNKENGLKKLGLISSFAIYIPAALLMYFLTKYLIPYLSEITGLETILFWFIVAASGIFFPLIITAIMILKFEGLKISKNTWIQRLRFRKITKKDILWSIGGLILVGIISVIIMKGLELVIGKFDHSPAFMSFEPLTKGRYWLLLVWFPYWILNILGEEILWRGVMLPRQETAFGKYAWVIHGFGWGLFHIAFGWQLLITLIPLIFIQSYVVQRTKNSWTGVIMHGGLNGPSFIAISFGLV
- a CDS encoding RDD family protein; protein product: MQNIGVETSQNVIIKQEIANVGERIAAQLLDYVIMFSYFFVLSSIAENLLSFSDREVFFVITLIPVFFYSVLSETFMQGQSLGKKALKIKVVKVDGSQASVGSYIVRWLFRLIDVNIFYGLTAIITIAINGKGQRLGDIVAKTSVISLKRTKKIEDTIYIDIPEDYTLIYPEVELLIDADIKTIKDVVKQHKKDVTGPIGISMLKKTVEAVKKKTGIVTTEVPLKFLENLLKDYNHIHKNNNKV
- a CDS encoding stage II sporulation protein M — translated: MKEIVFLNENAERWKNLETIILSKEKKDPDYVAEIYIKITDDLSYAQTYYPGSETEKYLNSLATKIHQAIYKTKKEDQNRFSNFWKYEIPAEMLGIRKYILYSFLIFAVTFLIGIVSSANDAEYSRIILGDSYVNMTIDNIEKGDPMGVYKDSDSLWMFVYIAWNNIKVMMIVYLLGLFISLGSIYIIIRHGIMIGTFQYLFYEYNVLYESVTTIWIHGTIEIFTLVVAGGAGIMLGNSILFPGTYSRKISFIKGARSSTKIVIALIPFIITAAFLEGFITRHTEWHPAIRIGIIAGSFIFIIWYFFLYPIFLNRKSKKIKL
- a CDS encoding glycerophosphoryl diester phosphodiesterase membrane domain-containing protein, with amino-acid sequence MENKTKQKEIVNFTKERDFGELIGAPFYFIIQEFKPFANTLIRFAGPWVAIALLGMTLLSNSIYKAVDSNTEPAGTIVIYILILGFFLMIGFLAAVTATHSYVSLYVRNGKGNFTIDEVGELVKRSVVKIFFAGILIYLMVVVGVLLFYIPGIYLAIALSFFSIIIVYEDASVGKSISRSFEVVKGHWWQTFGVILVFGMIIGFASYIFIIPVYVVIIAAAIGGTSIGPGSVIVIVLSVALYFVAYIFFISLQQVLIGFQYFNIRTKKEGLGLFDRINAINIEDDDDETAKNIQEESLIVEDVPEEKKEAKDNDEKNRFEDDGNETKLDDNNRFKPKY